Part of the Cellulomonas hominis genome, TTCGACCCCGACAACGAGGGGCGCTGGACCTACACCAGCGCGTCGGGCACGCGCGTCGCGTCGACGTACACCTACGGCGAGAACCCCCAGGTGCTCGCGCAGTGGACCCGCGAGCGGATCATGGAGCTGGACCCCGACCAGCCGGTGTCCGCCGCCCTGCACCAGTTCAAGCCGTACACGAACATCAGCCGCGGCGACCGCGAGCCCAGCCTGTACCTGTGGGACGGGCACTCCGCCTGGGTCGACACCCAGGACGGCCCCACCCGCGGCACGTGGCTGCACTCCCAGACCACCGACCGCATCCGCTCCGCCTCCGGCCTGCCGCTGGACGCCCACCCGGCCGCCGTGGCCGCCTGGGTGACCGAGGCCGGGCGCACCGACCCGGACTACCTGCGCGGCGCGCCGCGCGACGTCGTGCTGAACGGCGTCACCAAGGCCGTCGTCGCCCACGTCGAGGGCGCGGAGTCCTGGGACGAGGGCGCCGGCGAGGCGATCTGGTTCGGCTCGCGCTCCAACGGCGCGCACGACAAGGGCGACTACGCCTACATCAGCCGGGACGACGACCCCACGAACCCGGGCGTCTGGCACTTCGAGACCGAGCAGACCGAGACCCCCGACGCCAAGGGCGACTACTGCCAGAACGTCGTGTCCAACCTCGGCGCCGGCGAGGACCCCGCGGTCGTGGCCGCGTGGATCAACGAGCAGGCGCAGCGGTTCTGCTCGGTCCACCTCCGGCGCTGACCGGCCACCGGCGGCCCCCCGCCGGACACGCCCGTCCGATCGACACCCCACACCTGCACCGCACGAGAGGATCGACCTCATGTCCTTCAACGAGTCCCAGCACCCGCGAGCCACCGCGGGCGTCAGCGCGGGCGGCCAGTTCGTCACCAAGGTGGCCGCCGAGGCCAACGTCCACCTCGTGGGCCTCGACGACCTCGAGTTCGAGGACAAGGCGCGCGAGGCGACGAACGCCATCATCGAGCTGCTGCCCGGCGCCGGGGACTGCGGCGACGACGCCCCCGCCGTCCTCTGGCCGGCCGAGGACGGCGACGACGACAAGGAGATCACCACCGGCGTCAACGTCCTGACCGGCGAGAAGGGGCAGTGGAGCCTCGAGCGGGGCCCGGACCGCATCACATCGACCCCGGGTCTGAGCATGAGCGCCCACCCCGCCGCCGTCGCCGCGTGGCTGAGCGCCGCGCGCGACGCGGACGGCGAGGACCTCGTCAACTACGCCAGCGGCGTCCGCAACGACGGCATCTCCCGAGCCGTGGCCAACGAGCTCGAGGGCGTCGCGGTGTGGGACGAGGGTGGCGGCACGACGATCTGGTTCGGCTCCCGCACCGAGCCCGGCGCGCCCGGCGACCACGCGTTCATCGTCCCCGCCGGCGAGCACGAGGGTCGCTGGCAGTTCCAGAGCGACGACTTCAGCGACAGCCCGGAGGGGTACCGCACCGAGGTCGTCACCTCGGACCTGACGGTCGAGTCCGACCCGAAGGTCGTCGCGGCGTGGGTGCGCGAGCAGGCCGAGAAGCTCGGCTCGGTGCCCTACACCGGCTGACCATGACCACGCGAACGGGCCGATCCTGCAGACGCGGGGTCGGCCCGTTCGCGTGCGGGGCCCCGTCCGCACATCCGCAGGTGGAGAACACCCCGGACGAGAGGGCGCCGATGAGCACCGACCAGGACACGCAGCGCCACCCCGAGAGCCAGCGGCCGCACCCGCTGGTCGCGGCCGCAGCCGACGTCGCCCACCGCGCGCACGCCGGCCAGGTCGACAAGCTCGCCAAGCCCTACATCGGCCACCCGGCCGCCGTCGGCGCCATCCTCCACGCCCAGGGGCACCCCGCCCACGTCGTCGCCGCCGGATGGCTCCACGACGTCGTCGAGGACACCGACTGGACCCTGAGCGACCTCGCCGCGGAGTTGACCAGCACCGGCACGCCCGACCAGGTCACGGGGACCTTGCGCCTGGTCTCCCTGCTGACCCACGCCCACGGCGAGCCGCGCGCGGACTACTACCTGCGGGTCGCCACCGACGCCCAGGCCGTCGCGGTCAAGGCCGCCGACATCGCGCACAACACCTCTCCGGAGCGGATGGACGCGCTCGACGAGCCGACACGGGCGCGCCTGACCGCGAAGTACCGCGCCGCCCGCACCGCGCTGGGTCTGCCCGCCGCGGACTGACGCTGCCGCCGGGGAGCGCGCCGTGTCGCCGCCGTGCCTGCCCTCGCCGTGCAAGCCCGCCGGGGCCCCTGCCGCACATCTACCGGGCATGATGGGGACCCACCACGCCGTGAGCGGCGCCGCCGTCTGGCTCGCCGTCACCTCAACGGCGCCGTGGGCCCTCGGCCTCTCGCCGATGTCGACCCGCGATCAGCTCGTCGGTGCCGCCTTGGCCGCCGGCGCGGCGATCCTCCCGGACGCCGACCACCACAACGGCACCATCGCGCACTCCGGCGGCGCGATCACCAAGGTCGCCGCGCGCACCCTCGAGGGCGTCAGCGGGGGACACCGCCACGGACTGCACTCGCTGCTCGCCATCATCGGCTTCTACCTCGGAGCGACCTGGCTCGGGACATGGTGGGCCACGGTCCCGCTGCTCGGGTACATCCCGGCCGGCTCGACACTGCTCTGGCTCGCCCTGATCGGCTTCACCCTCAAGGTCCTGCACCTGTCCCGCGGCGGGATCATCAAGCTGTGGGCCACCGCCGCCGTGGCGACTCTGCCGGTGCTGTACTTCGCCCCGGACCTGTTCGGCATCCTGCCGAGCGTCGTGGTCCTCGGGGTCGTCACGCACCTGGTCGGCGACTTCCTGACAGTCGGCGGGCTCCCGCTGCTGTGGCCTTGGGTCCCGAAGCCGCCGAAGTCCTTCGACGACATCCCAGTCGTGCGCTCCCTCTGGCAGCAGAACGGCTACGTCGCCGTGCCCGCGCTCGGCAAGACCGGCTCGATCCGCGAGCTCGCCCTGTTCGGCGTCCTGGGGCTCTACACCCTCGTCGCCATCACCGACACCATCGCCCGCGCCTTCGGCACCCCGCTGCCGATCCCCGGCCTGTCCGCCTGACCAAGGAGCCCCACATGACCCGCACCGAGCAGACCGTGACCGCCACCGTTCGCAGCGGCGCGACGCTGTCGCCGCGCCGGGCCCTGCTCGTCAGCACCCTGCACTGGTTCGGGGTGCTCAGCACCGGTGGCGTCCCGCTGGTGCAGTTCGCCCTGGCACTGGGCTACGTCTACAGCCCGACGCCCGCGGTCCTGGACGCGATCGGGGCCGAGCCCCTCATCACGCTGCAGGTCCTCGCCGGCCTCTACGTCCTCGCCCAGGTCATCGCCGTCGCGATCGTGGTCGTTCTCCGGGTGCAGTTCGTGATCGCGTTCGCCGTCCCGCCGTTCGTCCTGGCGCTCGGCTGGGTCGGGCTCAACAACCCGCCGATTGCCATCGCGCTGATCGCCGTCGGCTGGGTCGGACTGGCGGCCAAGTCGGTCAGCTGCCGCCTGAACGGCGGGGTGCCGCTGGGCGTGGTCGAGGTGCACTGCGCCGTGCCCGCGGCCGAGTCATACCAGGAAGGTCCTGCGGACCGCCTCGAGCGGCTCCACGACCGGGCCCCAGTCGGCCCGCCCGTCGCGGGCACCACCTCCCTCAAGCGCTGACGAGGACGGCCGCCGCGGAGTCCGCGCCGCACATCTGTACAGCATGTCGCTGGCCTGGACCTACCGCGCCTGGGGCGCAGCCCTGCCCTCCCTCGGGACCGACCACCTGGGGCGGCACATCCTCGTGCTGCCGTGGCCCCTGCGGACCACCGAGACCGCCCCTGAGGACGGCACCCGCTACCACCCCGCGCTGGCGCTGGTCGTGGCCCCCTGGTGGGCGTGCCGGCACGTCCTGCGCGACGCGCAGGTGCGCCGCTACCTCGCGTGGGAGCGCCGCCGCAGCCGCGACCTCACCCGGGCCGGCCCCGGCGCCAACGACGAGCACATCGAGACGATCTACCGCCGGTGGGAGCACGTGCGTCCGGCCCATCCCGACGCCTGGCGGAAGGGGGACCGGTGAGCACCGACCACGACGTGCACGAGGGCGCCCGGCAGCCTGCCCGGCCCAGCCCACGCGAAGCGTCCGAGGCCTTCGCTGACCCCGCCCAGCTCATCGACTCCTTCCGCGGCGAGTACGAGTTCCTGTCGAACTTCTACCGGGCCGCGCTGCGGATCGAGGGCGAGACCTACGCGGGAGGGGAGTGGGCCTTCAACGCACTCAAGACCCTGGACCTCGACCAACGGGTGACCGTCCGTCAGGCCGCCACCGCGTCCCGCGCGAAAGCCGCTGGGCAGAGGGTGACCCTCCGCGTGCCGAAGAAGGACTGGGACTCCCGCGTCCGCTACCAGGTCATGGCCCAGGTGGTGCGAGCCAAGTTCGAGGACGTGACCCTGCGCAACAGCCTCATCGCCACTCGCGACGCGCTGCTCATCGAGGGCACCGGCACTGCGCGCCGCGCCTGGCACGACCAAGCCTGGGGGCAGTGCTACTGCGACAAGCACCGAGCCTGGTGCGGTGGCAACGCCCTCGGCCTGGCACTCATGGCCGAGCGAGACCGGCTGCGCGGAGCGCACCGGCGCTGGACCCGCGTAGCCGTCACGGGGCACCGCCCGCATCTGCTCGACGAGGGCCAGGCAGCCTTCGCCCGAGCGGAGCTCTCGCGCCTCGCGCTCAAGCTCAAGACCGCCCACCACGCCAAGGTCGCCATCTCCGGGATGTCGACCGGGGCGGACGCGTGGTGGGCCGACACCGCGCTGGCGGCCGGGCTGGACCTGTGGGCCTACATCCCGTTCTGGGGCCAGCCCGACCGGTGGGCCCCCGGTCAGGCGCAGCACTGGGAGGACCAGGTTGCCCGCGCGTCTCGGCGCCTGGTGCTGGGACAGGCCTCGGACGTGGCGATGTACCACGAGCGCAACAACTTCATGCTCCGCGACGCCAACGCCTTGATCGCCGTCCACGACCCCGCCCACACCAGCGGCGGGACCGCCTCCACCATCGCCAAGGCCCGCGCCGCCGGCCGGCCGCTGATCCTTGTCGACGTCGTCTCCCGCCGCACCACCATCGAGAACCCCGACGGCCCCGCCAGCGTGGCCCGACCCTGAGGAGCGCCATGCCCAGCGACCAGTACGGACGCCTTCTCGCGGACGTGCTCACCCACGGCGAGAGCCGAGGCGACCGAACCGGCACCGGCACGATCGGGGTGTTCGGGCGGCAGATGCGGTTCGACCTCTCCGAAGGCTTCCCGCTCGTGACGACCAAGAAGGTCCACCTGCGCTCGATCATCGGCGAGCTGCTGTGGTTCCTGCGCGGGGACTCCAACGTCCGCTGGCTCCAGGAGCGCGGCATCAGCATCTGGGACGAGTGGGCCGACGAGAACGGCGACCTCGGCCCCGTGTACGGGGTGCAGTGGCGGTCCTGCCCGACGCCCGACGGCGGACACATCGACCAGATCGCCCGCGTCATGGACTCGCTGGCGACCAACCCGGACTCGCGCCGGCACATCGTCTCGGCGTGGAACCCGGCCGAGGTCGACGACATGGCCCTGCCGCCGTGCCACGCGCTGTTCCAGTTCCACGTCCAGGACCGGCGCCTGTCGTGCCAGCTCTACCAGCGCTCGGCCGACCTGTTCCTCGGCGTGCCGTTCAACATCGCCTCCTACGCGCTGCTGACCCACATGGTCGCCCAGCAGCTCGACCTCGAGGTCGGGGACTTCGTCTGGACCGGCGGCGACGTCCACATCTACTCCAACCACGTCGAGCAGGTCCTCACCCAGCTGGCTCGCGAGCCGTACCCGTACCCGATGCTCAACCTGCGGCGCGCCCCGTCGCTGTTCGAGTACGAGATCGGCGACGTCGAGGTCGTCGGGTACCAGCACCACCCCGGCATCAAGGCCCCCATCGCGGTCTGAGCCCGCGCGCCTTCCCGTCAAGGTGTGGGGTCGTCGCGGTCATCCGGGACATCCAGTAGTGCCGGCCGCCCCGGTCAGAGTGGCGCCGCTCCGTACGTCAGGGTGGCACCGTCCTTCGTGGTTCCCGGTCGGCGCATGCGCCGTGCGGGCACGGCCGCACGGTAGGGGTGAGTCCGCCGCGTGAGCGTGGGAGCCCTGGTGGAAGATCGGCACAGCGGGCGCCCGCGCGGGGCGGCGCCGACGACCGGAACAGGGCTCCTGCCGCACATATGAACCCCATGACGACCACCGACGCAGCAGCGATCGCCGCCGACTTCGCCCAGCTCAACCCCCTGGCCGAGCGGGAGGCCTACCTGGCCCTCGGCGAGAGCCTGCGCGCCGCCGCCAAGTCGTACTACGACGGCACCGAGCAGCTGATGTCCGACGCCGAGTACGACGCCGGGATCGCCGCGATCGAGGCGCGCGTCGCGCTCTCCCCCACGGAGATCGACGACTACGAGGACCTGCTCACCTCGATCGCAGCCGGGCAGTCCAAGGGCGGCGACGTCACCCACCCCAGCCGGATGGGGTCGCTGGAGAAGGCCGACGGCCGCGAGGGTCTTCGTACGTTCGTCACCTCCGTCGCCGGCCCGCTCGCCATCGAACCGAAGCTGGACGGTCTGGCGATCCGCGCGCAGTACGACGCCGAGGGTCGCCTGGTCCTGGTCGCCACGCGCGGGAACGGCACCACCGGGGAGGACATCACCCGTTCCGGCCTCAGCCTGCGCATCCAGGGGCTGCCCCGGCGGATCGACCCCACCTACGGTGTCCGTGAGGTCCGCGGCGAGGTGTACTGCGCCGACACCGACTTCCTGCGCGCCCAGACAGTACGCGCCTCGCTCGAGGGCGCGCCGTTCGTGAACTCCCGCAACGCTGCCGCCGGCATCCTGCGCAAGGGCGACAAGGCATACGCCGGCATCCTGTCGTTCGCCGCGTACGGCACCGGCCTCACCCGGCCGCCGGCCTCGGGTCGCTACACCGACGCCATGCGGGTCGCCGCCGAGGCGGGCGTCGCCACCACCGCCGGCCTGCTCGACTTCCTGCACCCGGTCGCCTCCGGCACACGCGAGCTCGACGACGTGCTCGCCCAGGTCGACGCCCTCGACGAGCGCCGTGAGACCATCGGCTTCCCCATCGACGGCATCGTCATCAAGGCCGACGCGGCTGCTGACCGCAAGAGCCTCGGTGAGGGTGACCGCGCCCCGAAGTGGGCGCTGGCCTACAAGTACGCTGCCGAGACCGCCACCACCAAGGTCGTCGCCATCGAGACCGCGATCGGGCGCACCGGGCGCCTGGCGATCCGAGTCGAGGTCGAGCCAGTGTTCGTCGGCGGCACCACCATCACCTTCGCCACCGGGCACAACGTCTCCTGGATGACCGAGCGGGACGTCCGTGTCGGCGACACCGTCACCATCAAGCGGGCCAACGACGTCATCCCGTACATCGAGTCCGTCGACCTGGGCGCCCGGCCCACCGACTCGGCCCCGTGGGCGCCGCCGGAGACCGACCCGCTCGGCGAGCCGTGGGACAAGTCCACGCTGCTGTGGCGGTCGGTCTCGCCGGAGCTGTCCGTGCTCGGCCGCATCACCTACGCCGCCTCCCGGGACTGCCTCGACATCGAGGGGCTGGGCACGGAGATCGCCACGGCCCTGGTCGAGTCCGGCAAGGTCAACGACGTCGCCGACCTGTTCGCTCTGACCGTGGACGACCTGGCCGCCCTGACGCTGGCCGAGGGCCGCCAGGTGGGCCAGAAGGTCGCGGCCAAGATCGCCGCCGAGATCGAGACCGCCAAGGCGTCCCCGTGGAACCGGGTCATCACCGCCCTGGGCATCCGGATGACCGGCCGGACCGCCGGGCGCCGGCTCGCCGCCGCGTTCGCCACCATGGACGCGCTGCGTGGCGCGGGGGTCGCTGACATCGCCGCCGTGGACGGCTTCGGCGACGTCAAGGCCGCCACGATCCGCGAGGGTCTGGACGACCTGGCGGCCCGCGGCGTGCTCGACCGGCTCGCTGCCGCCGGGGTCAACATGGGCGCCGAGCGCGCCCAGGGCGAGGCCGCGGGTCCGCTGGCCGGGATGACCGTGGTGGTCTCCGGGTCGGTGCCCGGGTACTCGCGCACCACCGTCGCAGAGGCGATCGAGGCCGCCGGGGGCAAGGCGTCCTCGTCGGTGTCGGCGGGCACCAGCATGCTGGTCTCGGACCCCTCCACCTCCTCCAAGTACGTCAAGGCGACCCAGCTCGGCGTGCGCATCCTCACCCCGGCGCAGTTCCTGGACCTGCTCGGCGGTGGGTCGGGTGCGTGAGCTGACCGCGCGCCAGGTCGCCGCGCTGTTCGTGGTGTCGCAGCGGGCACCGGTCAGCGCCAAGGACGTCGCCGGCAGCCTGCTGGCCACCCAGGCCGCGGCACGGTCCCGGCTCGACGGCCTGTGCGGTCGCGGG contains:
- a CDS encoding HD domain-containing protein; amino-acid sequence: MSTDQDTQRHPESQRPHPLVAAAADVAHRAHAGQVDKLAKPYIGHPAAVGAILHAQGHPAHVVAAGWLHDVVEDTDWTLSDLAAELTSTGTPDQVTGTLRLVSLLTHAHGEPRADYYLRVATDAQAVAVKAADIAHNTSPERMDALDEPTRARLTAKYRAARTALGLPAAD
- a CDS encoding metal-dependent hydrolase codes for the protein MMGTHHAVSGAAVWLAVTSTAPWALGLSPMSTRDQLVGAALAAGAAILPDADHHNGTIAHSGGAITKVAARTLEGVSGGHRHGLHSLLAIIGFYLGATWLGTWWATVPLLGYIPAGSTLLWLALIGFTLKVLHLSRGGIIKLWATAAVATLPVLYFAPDLFGILPSVVVLGVVTHLVGDFLTVGGLPLLWPWVPKPPKSFDDIPVVRSLWQQNGYVAVPALGKTGSIRELALFGVLGLYTLVAITDTIARAFGTPLPIPGLSA
- a CDS encoding NADAR domain-containing protein, with the translated sequence MSTDHDVHEGARQPARPSPREASEAFADPAQLIDSFRGEYEFLSNFYRAALRIEGETYAGGEWAFNALKTLDLDQRVTVRQAATASRAKAAGQRVTLRVPKKDWDSRVRYQVMAQVVRAKFEDVTLRNSLIATRDALLIEGTGTARRAWHDQAWGQCYCDKHRAWCGGNALGLALMAERDRLRGAHRRWTRVAVTGHRPHLLDEGQAAFARAELSRLALKLKTAHHAKVAISGMSTGADAWWADTALAAGLDLWAYIPFWGQPDRWAPGQAQHWEDQVARASRRLVLGQASDVAMYHERNNFMLRDANALIAVHDPAHTSGGTASTIAKARAAGRPLILVDVVSRRTTIENPDGPASVARP
- a CDS encoding thymidylate synthase produces the protein MPSDQYGRLLADVLTHGESRGDRTGTGTIGVFGRQMRFDLSEGFPLVTTKKVHLRSIIGELLWFLRGDSNVRWLQERGISIWDEWADENGDLGPVYGVQWRSCPTPDGGHIDQIARVMDSLATNPDSRRHIVSAWNPAEVDDMALPPCHALFQFHVQDRRLSCQLYQRSADLFLGVPFNIASYALLTHMVAQQLDLEVGDFVWTGGDVHIYSNHVEQVLTQLAREPYPYPMLNLRRAPSLFEYEIGDVEVVGYQHHPGIKAPIAV
- the ligA gene encoding NAD-dependent DNA ligase LigA, yielding MTTTDAAAIAADFAQLNPLAEREAYLALGESLRAAAKSYYDGTEQLMSDAEYDAGIAAIEARVALSPTEIDDYEDLLTSIAAGQSKGGDVTHPSRMGSLEKADGREGLRTFVTSVAGPLAIEPKLDGLAIRAQYDAEGRLVLVATRGNGTTGEDITRSGLSLRIQGLPRRIDPTYGVREVRGEVYCADTDFLRAQTVRASLEGAPFVNSRNAAAGILRKGDKAYAGILSFAAYGTGLTRPPASGRYTDAMRVAAEAGVATTAGLLDFLHPVASGTRELDDVLAQVDALDERRETIGFPIDGIVIKADAAADRKSLGEGDRAPKWALAYKYAAETATTKVVAIETAIGRTGRLAIRVEVEPVFVGGTTITFATGHNVSWMTERDVRVGDTVTIKRANDVIPYIESVDLGARPTDSAPWAPPETDPLGEPWDKSTLLWRSVSPELSVLGRITYAASRDCLDIEGLGTEIATALVESGKVNDVADLFALTVDDLAALTLAEGRQVGQKVAAKIAAEIETAKASPWNRVITALGIRMTGRTAGRRLAAAFATMDALRGAGVADIAAVDGFGDVKAATIREGLDDLAARGVLDRLAAAGVNMGAERAQGEAAGPLAGMTVVVSGSVPGYSRTTVAEAIEAAGGKASSSVSAGTSMLVSDPSTSSKYVKATQLGVRILTPAQFLDLLGGGSGA
- a CDS encoding winged helix DNA-binding protein — translated: MRELTARQVAALFVVSQRAPVSAKDVAGSLLATQAAARSRLDGLCGRGLLDRQYTGLRVGERVGYVLTAEGARVLNSLDLSEDYEPGES